CAACGTGAATCAGCAGTCGGGCGACTTCCCCGAAGAGCTTCGAAGCCGCGCGACGTCGCTGCGGATCGCCGGGGGCGGGCGCGACCTGGACCGAGAGGACCTGCTCACGGCCGTGCTCGAGCGTTTCGAGCGCTACCGCGGCATCGCCGCCCTCGACGGACCGGAAGCGCTCCGCGAGGCGATCCTGCCTTGGCTGCCGCAGCCCGGCTCGCGCATTGCCGTGCAGACCCCGGAGGGACGGGTCGAGGGAACCGTGGAGGCCATTCTCGCCACGGGGGCGCTGCTGATCCAGGACGCGACCGGCGCGCGATTCCCCGTGGTCGCGGGCGAGATCCCCTTCGGCATCGGAGACTCCGCGTGAAGTGTCCGTCGTGCGGGCACCAGGAAGACAAGGTCATCGACTCGCGTGCCGCGAAGGAGGGGCAGGCGATCCGCCGCCGTCGCGAGTGCCTCCAGTGCCGGCGCCGCTTCACGACCTACGAGACGATCGAGACGACCCCGCTCTTCGTGATCAAGAAGGACGGCCGGCGGGAGCCGTTCAGCCGCGAAAAGATCCTGAACGGGCTGTTGCGCGCGTGCGAGAAGCGCCCGATCGCCGCGGAGCGGCTGAACGAGCTGGTCGATTCCCTGGAAGCGGACCTGCTGCGCCAGGGCGTGGACGAGGTGCCCTCGCACGAGATCGGCGCGCGCGTCATGGAGGCGCTGCGGTCGCTGGATGAAGTGGCGTACGTCCGGTTCGCCTCCGTCTACCGGCACTTCAAGGATCTGAACCAGTTCCTCGAAGAGCTGCGGTCGTTCCTGAAATGATCGATCCCACGACGCCGGGTTCCACTCCCGATGCGACGGCGGCGCCGCCCGGCGCCGGGCCGGCGCCGGCGCCGGACCCTGCTCCGGAGCCGGTGACGGTCGCCGAGGCGGCGGGTGCGGCGACCGGAGAGCGCGTCATGCCGCTCCTCGAGCACCTCGACGAGCTCCGGAAAGCGCTCTTCCGCATCGCGGTCGCCGCCATCATCCTGATCGGCGGCGCCTGGGCCTTCTCTGACCGGCTCCTCGACGCGCTGATCATCCGGCTCCTCGGCCCCGGGCAGAAAGCGCTGGCGCTGACCCCGGGGGA
The window above is part of the Candidatus Binatia bacterium genome. Proteins encoded here:
- the nrdR gene encoding transcriptional regulator NrdR, translated to MKCPSCGHQEDKVIDSRAAKEGQAIRRRRECLQCRRRFTTYETIETTPLFVIKKDGRREPFSREKILNGLLRACEKRPIAAERLNELVDSLEADLLRQGVDEVPSHEIGARVMEALRSLDEVAYVRFASVYRHFKDLNQFLEELRSFLK